A section of the Mycobacteriales bacterium genome encodes:
- a CDS encoding RluA family pseudouridine synthase, with protein MAERRTVPVPEGLDGLRLDTALARMFGFSRTTAASLVDAGGVTVDGAPRGRSDHVVAGSWLEVEMPTPPAPPSAAPVSVPGLTVVYEDDDIVVVDKPVGVAAHPSPGWDGPTVVQGVAAMGHLLSTSGPAERQGVVHRLDVGTTGLMVLAKSERAYTALKDAFKQRTVDKRYAALVQGHPDPTRGTIDAPIDRHPGSDWKFAVVADGRPSVTHYDTIEAFRAATLLDIKLETGRTHQIRVHLAAVRHPLVGDLTYGADPTLAKRLQLTRQWLHAARLGFTHPGTGEWVEFSSPYPDDLARALALVSE; from the coding sequence GTGGCTGAGCGACGTACTGTTCCGGTGCCGGAAGGGTTGGACGGGTTGCGGCTGGACACCGCGCTGGCCCGGATGTTCGGGTTCTCGCGGACGACCGCGGCGTCGCTGGTCGACGCCGGCGGCGTGACCGTCGACGGCGCCCCGCGCGGCCGGTCCGACCACGTCGTGGCCGGGTCCTGGCTCGAGGTCGAGATGCCGACCCCGCCGGCGCCGCCGTCGGCCGCGCCCGTGTCGGTCCCCGGGCTCACCGTCGTCTACGAGGACGACGACATCGTCGTGGTCGACAAGCCCGTCGGCGTGGCCGCGCACCCGAGCCCGGGCTGGGACGGCCCGACCGTGGTGCAGGGCGTGGCCGCGATGGGCCACCTGCTCTCGACCTCGGGCCCGGCCGAGCGGCAGGGCGTGGTGCACCGCCTCGACGTGGGTACCACCGGGCTGATGGTGCTGGCCAAGAGCGAGCGCGCGTACACGGCGCTCAAGGACGCGTTCAAGCAGCGGACCGTGGACAAGCGGTACGCGGCGCTGGTCCAGGGCCACCCCGACCCGACCCGCGGCACCATCGACGCGCCGATCGACCGGCACCCCGGCAGCGACTGGAAGTTCGCCGTGGTCGCCGACGGCCGGCCGAGCGTCACCCACTACGACACGATCGAGGCGTTCCGGGCGGCGACCCTGCTCGACATCAAGCTGGAGACCGGGCGGACGCACCAGATCCGGGTGCACCTGGCCGCCGTACGGCACCCGCTGGTCGGCGACCTCACCTACGGCGCCGACCCGACCCTGGCCAAGCGGCTGCAGCTGACCCGGCAGTGGCTGCACGCGGCCCGGCTCGGCTTCACCCACCCGGGCACGGGGGAGTGGGTCGAGTTCTCCAGCCCGTACCCGGACGACCTGGCGCGGGCGCTCGCGCTCGTCTCCGAGTAG
- the lspA gene encoding signal peptidase II codes for MSASHRPRPGSAGPPSAPERPRRTAVLAVAAGTVLALDVVSKVLVVAKLMNRPPVKLPTGYLWLTEARNPGAAFSFAEGATVLFTAVAAIVIVVIVRTAAKLRSTAWAISLGLVLGGAAGNLVDRLFRSPAPLRGQVVDWISLRTPEGKMLFPIFNLADSGIVCGGILAVLLAVLGHEMDGTRGEKDTPEPTPPAPGPAGPGPRPATAGPGSGPQPPPGGPGAAGPAPAGPTPYPGPAGPTSQAGPGPISPSRPGPTAGYVPSAGGVAGPAHRPPPAARPPGPDWTDGSGRPGTEPAGGPARATAPRPGGPAPDRRPAGRPGGAAAGTDPATGWRPAGEGPLGG; via the coding sequence GTGAGCGCCTCCCACCGTCCCCGGCCCGGTTCGGCCGGCCCGCCCTCCGCTCCCGAGCGGCCCCGGCGGACCGCCGTGCTCGCGGTCGCCGCGGGCACGGTGCTGGCCCTCGACGTCGTGTCGAAGGTGCTGGTCGTCGCGAAGCTGATGAACCGGCCGCCGGTCAAGCTGCCGACCGGCTACCTCTGGCTGACCGAGGCGCGCAACCCGGGCGCCGCGTTCTCCTTCGCCGAGGGCGCGACCGTCCTGTTCACCGCGGTGGCCGCGATCGTGATCGTGGTGATCGTGCGGACCGCGGCCAAGCTGCGCTCGACCGCCTGGGCGATCAGCCTCGGGCTGGTCCTCGGCGGCGCGGCCGGCAACCTGGTCGACCGGCTGTTCCGGTCGCCGGCGCCGCTGCGCGGGCAGGTCGTGGACTGGATCAGCCTGCGGACGCCGGAGGGGAAGATGCTCTTCCCGATCTTCAACCTGGCCGACTCCGGCATCGTCTGCGGCGGAATCCTGGCCGTCCTGCTGGCCGTCCTCGGCCACGAGATGGACGGCACCCGCGGCGAGAAGGACACTCCCGAACCCACCCCGCCGGCCCCGGGTCCCGCCGGTCCCGGCCCCCGGCCCGCGACCGCCGGTCCCGGTTCCGGCCCGCAGCCGCCGCCCGGTGGCCCCGGCGCGGCCGGGCCGGCCCCGGCCGGTCCGACGCCCTATCCCGGCCCGGCCGGTCCGACCTCCCAGGCCGGACCCGGGCCGATCTCGCCTTCCCGCCCCGGGCCGACCGCCGGGTACGTCCCGTCCGCCGGCGGCGTGGCCGGACCGGCGCACCGCCCGCCCCCCGCAGCCAGGCCGCCCGGCCCGGACTGGACGGACGGATCGGGACGGCCCGGCACTGAGCCGGCCGGCGGACCGGCGCGGGCCACCGCCCCGCGGCCGGGCGGCCCCGCGCCGGACCGGCGGCCGGCCGGGCGCCCCGGCGGCGCCGCGGCCGGGACCGACCCGGCGACCGGCTGGCGGCCGGCCGGAGAAGGGCCCCTCGGTGGCTGA
- a CDS encoding TraR/DksA C4-type zinc finger protein: protein MKAVRTTVAKNATTAKVAEATRSPISETSTTATPKSGTQPDTTPARRARGTGAGAKAATGRSTRTTGRSTTTSARGRAPAHTAVADRTVVPAGTDWTVEELAEIRGDLVREIATRKADYDRAMAELTSLQQTSGDGAGDDQADAGSKTFEREQELSIANNRQNLLVQMERAMERLDQGTYGRCESCVQPIPKPRLQAFPSATLCVKCKQREERR, encoded by the coding sequence ATGAAGGCGGTGCGGACGACCGTGGCGAAGAACGCGACGACTGCGAAGGTGGCCGAGGCCACCCGCAGCCCGATTTCCGAGACGAGCACGACGGCGACCCCGAAGTCGGGGACCCAGCCGGACACGACACCGGCACGCCGTGCCCGGGGAACGGGGGCGGGCGCCAAGGCCGCCACGGGACGTTCCACCCGGACCACCGGCAGGTCGACCACGACCAGCGCCCGCGGTCGCGCGCCGGCGCACACCGCGGTCGCCGACCGCACCGTGGTGCCCGCGGGCACCGACTGGACGGTCGAGGAGCTGGCCGAGATCCGCGGTGACCTGGTCCGCGAGATCGCGACCCGCAAGGCCGACTACGACCGGGCGATGGCCGAGCTCACCTCGCTCCAGCAGACCTCCGGTGACGGCGCGGGTGACGACCAGGCCGACGCCGGCTCGAAGACCTTCGAGCGCGAGCAGGAGCTGTCGATCGCCAACAACCGCCAGAACCTGCTGGTGCAGATGGAGCGGGCGATGGAGCGGCTGGACCAGGGGACGTACGGGCGGTGCGAGAGCTGCGTCCAGCCGATCCCGAAGCCCCGGCTGCAGGCCTTCCCCAGCGCGACGCTGTGCGTGAAGTGCAAGCAGCGGGAGGAGCGCCGCTGA
- a CDS encoding potassium/proton antiporter has translation MEIVALAGAAIVLVGVVAVRVSSRLGLPSLLLYLGIGVAVGEAGLGLRFDDAALAQTLGLAALVVILTEGGLTTRWSAVRPAVPLAVVLSTLGVAVSIAVTATASVLLLDTGWRSGLLLGAIVSSTDAAAVFSTLRALGLPARLTATLEMESGINDAPVVILVTLLSSDAVGSPLEIVGLVAYELVAGSVIGIAVAAGAAWLLRRGALPAAGLYPLSVLAVAVGSYAVATVAHASGFLAAYLTGLVLGNVRLPHRHATLGFVEGLAWLAQIGLFVLLGLLVSPARLGHALLPALGIGVALLLVARPLSVLASAVWFRVRWAEQVFVSWAGLRGAVPIVLATIPLTAGVPDARSFFDIVFVLVLVFTLVQGTTLARLAKLLKLTSGSEPIDLEVDAAPLEDLHADLLQIRIPPTSKMHGVLVRELRLPIGASLSLLVRGDEAMVPGPDTRLRRGDQLLVVTTSPARVATERRLRAVGRAGRLAGWLGESGGPPAGHR, from the coding sequence CTGGAGATCGTCGCGCTCGCCGGCGCCGCCATCGTGCTGGTCGGCGTCGTCGCGGTCCGGGTGTCCAGCCGGCTCGGGCTGCCCAGCCTGCTGCTCTACCTCGGCATCGGGGTCGCGGTCGGCGAGGCCGGTCTCGGGTTGCGCTTCGACGACGCCGCGCTGGCCCAGACCCTCGGCCTGGCCGCGCTGGTGGTGATCCTCACCGAGGGTGGCCTGACCACCCGGTGGAGCGCGGTCCGCCCGGCCGTGCCGCTGGCGGTGGTGCTGTCCACGCTCGGCGTCGCGGTCAGCATCGCGGTCACCGCGACCGCGTCGGTGCTGCTGCTGGACACCGGCTGGCGCTCCGGGCTGCTGCTCGGCGCGATCGTGTCCTCCACCGACGCGGCCGCGGTCTTCTCCACCCTGCGGGCGCTGGGGCTGCCGGCCCGGCTGACCGCGACCCTGGAGATGGAATCCGGGATCAACGACGCGCCGGTGGTCATCCTGGTCACGCTGCTGTCCAGCGACGCGGTCGGGTCCCCGCTGGAGATCGTCGGGCTGGTCGCGTACGAGCTGGTGGCCGGCAGCGTGATCGGGATCGCGGTCGCGGCGGGGGCGGCCTGGCTGCTGCGCCGCGGCGCCCTGCCCGCCGCCGGGCTCTACCCGCTGTCCGTGCTCGCCGTCGCCGTCGGGTCGTACGCGGTGGCGACCGTGGCCCACGCGTCCGGCTTCCTGGCCGCGTACCTGACCGGGCTGGTGCTGGGCAACGTCCGGCTGCCGCACCGGCACGCCACCCTCGGCTTCGTCGAGGGGCTGGCCTGGCTGGCCCAGATCGGGCTGTTCGTGCTGCTCGGCCTGCTGGTCAGCCCGGCCCGGCTCGGGCACGCGCTGCTGCCCGCGCTCGGCATCGGGGTGGCGCTGCTGCTGGTGGCCCGGCCGCTGTCGGTGCTGGCCTCCGCGGTCTGGTTCCGGGTCCGGTGGGCCGAGCAGGTGTTCGTGTCCTGGGCCGGGCTGCGCGGCGCGGTGCCGATCGTGCTGGCCACGATCCCGCTCACCGCCGGGGTGCCGGACGCGCGCTCGTTCTTCGACATCGTGTTCGTGCTGGTGCTGGTGTTCACGCTGGTCCAGGGCACCACGCTGGCCCGGCTGGCCAAGCTGCTCAAGCTGACCTCGGGCTCGGAGCCGATCGACCTGGAGGTCGACGCGGCCCCGCTGGAGGACCTGCACGCCGACCTGCTGCAGATCCGGATCCCGCCGACCTCGAAGATGCACGGCGTGCTGGTCCGGGAGCTGCGGCTGCCGATCGGCGCCTCGCTGTCGCTGCTGGTGCGCGGCGACGAGGCGATGGTGCCGGGACCGGACACCCGGCTGCGCCGGGGCGACCAGTTGCTCGTGGTGACCACCTCGCCGGCCCGGGTCGCGACCGAGCGGCGGCTGCGCGCGGTCGGCCGGGCCGGCCGGCTGGCGGGCTGGCTGGGGGAGAGCGGCGGCCCACCGGCTGGTCACAGATAG